Below is a window of Streptomyces sp. NBC_00223 DNA.
CTGCACGATCCACACGTTCATGAAGGGCAAGCTCATCGTCGGCTGAGCCGTCACCGGCGGTCCGTCAGCGTTCGTTCCGTGAAGGAAGCACGACATGTCGAACTCCACAGACCGGCTCGCCGCTCTCGGCCTGCTCCGCGGTACGGCCCGTGTGATCGCGGCGGCCGGCCTGGCTGTGGACGCCTATGTCCACGCCAAGCTCGCGGGCCAGTACGACGCGGTCAGCGCGAGCGTCAGCCAGGGCAATCTCTTCCGGCTCGAAGCGGGTCTGGCCGCGCTGGCCGCGCTCCTCGTCCTGATCTGGCGCCATCTGATCGTGGACGCCTTCGCCTGGCTCGTCGCCGCCGGGGGACTGGCCGCGCTGATGGTCTACCGCTACATCGATGTCGGCGCCTTCGGCCCGTTTCCCGACATGTACGAGCCGATCTGGTCGTACGACAAGAAGCTCGCCGCCATCGTGCAGGCTGTCACCATCGTGGCCGTCACCTTTCTCCTCGTCACGAGACGGCGCCGACTCGGCATGCGTTAGCGGTTCGCGCCGCCAGGTGACGCCGTACCCCTGGGCCCGGCGCCGAACGCCGCGGCGGTCCCGGCGATCCCGGCGGTCCGGCCCGTGTCGCCCGTGCCGGGCCGAAACACGGGCGGTCTAAACTCTCCCCCGCGACGGCTTGTGTGATCGTGCCGGGAGCAGGCCGCACCATGCCCAGTCCCGAAGGGGATTCCGACTTTGATACGCATAGAGTCAGTGACCAAGCGGTATCCCGACGGCACAGTGGCGGTCGACGAACTGTCCCTGGAGATACCCGACGGCTCGATCACCGTGCTGGTCGGACCGTCCGGCTGTGGGAAGACCACCACTCTGCGCATGATCAACCGGATGGTCGAGCCGAGCGGGGGACGCATACTGCTCGACGGGAACGACATCCAGCAGCAGCCGGTCAACGCGCTGCGGCGCTCGATGGGTTACGTCATCCAGAACGCCGGTCTCTTCCAGCACCGGACCATCGTGGACAACATCGCCACCGTCCCCCGCATGCTCGGCTGGGACCGCGGCCGGGCCAGAAGCCGGGCGATGGACCTGATGGAACGCGTCGGTCTGGACGCCTCGCTGGCCAAGCGCTATCCGTACCAGCTCTCCGGCGGTCAGCAGCAGCGCGTCGGCGTGGCCAGGGCGCTCGCGGCGGATCCGCCGGTGCTGCTGATGGACGAGCCGTTCTCGGCCGTCGACCCGGTCGTCCGCAAGGGATTGCAGGCCGAACTGCTGCGTCTTCAGGAGGAGATGGGCAAGACCATCGTCTTCGTGACCCACGACATCGACGAGGCCATCCGGCTGGGCAATCTGATCGCGGTGATGCGGACCGGTGGCAAGCTGGCCCAGTTCTCCTCGCCCGCCGAACTCCTCGCCTCGCCGGCCGACGCCTTCGTCGAGGACTTCCTCGGCACCGACCGGGGTATGCGGCGGCTGTCGTTCTTCACCTCCGCCGGCCTTGAGCTGTCCACCGCGCCGGTCATCGCGGTGGACGCCGGCGCCGAGCAGGTCGCCGAGCGGACCACGCCGGGCGTGCCGTATCTGCTGGTCACCGACACCGACGGCAGGCCGCTGGGCTGGACGGAGCCGAAGAACGCGGTCGGCGGCGGCGCGAAGCTCACCCGTAATGAACTGATCTCGCACGGGCGGCCGTTCGAGTTCGGCCGGGAGTCGCTGCGGGACGCGCTGGACTGCGCGGTGCTCTCCCCCACCGGCTGGGCCGTCGCGGTGGACGGCGACGGGCGGGTGGTGGGCGTGACCTCGCAGGAGTCCATCGCCGCGGCCATCCGCGGGGCGCACGCCGAACGCGAGGCCGGGGCTTCCCTCGCCAAGGGCTCCGGCAGCAGCGGCAACGCCGCCAAGAGCCCTGGCGGCAAGGGTGCCAAGGGGCCCGGCGGCAAGGGCTCCGGCGGCCGGGACCGGGTCACGCGATGAACGGTTTCTTCGACATCCCGAGCGACCTCCAGCACTCCTACCTCGGCCTGATCGGTCTGCATCTGCGCGAAGCGCTGATCCCGGTGGCCATCGGACTGGTGCTCTCGCTGCCGATCGCCCAGCTCTGTGTGCGCTTCCGCTGGATCTACCCGCCGGTGCTGTGGGTGACGACGGCGCTCTACGCCATCCCGTCGATCGCCTTCTTCGTCTTCCTCATCGACTACACCGGGGCCACCGAGACCACGGTGATGATTCCGCTGACCGTCTACAGCCTGGTGCTGCTCATCCCCGCCATCGTGGACGGGGTGCGATCGGTCCCCGGGGAGACCCTGGCCGCCGCGACCGCGATGGGGTTCGGGCCGGTGCAGCGGTATCTGCGGGTGCAGTTGCCGATCGCGGTGCCGGCGATCATCGCGGGTCTGCGGGTGGCCACGGTGTCCAGTATCAGCCTGGTCAGCGTCGGCACCATCATCGGCAACCAGGGGGCGCTGGGCAATCTGCTGTCCGACGCGCAGTTCTACCACCGGCCGGCCCTGGCGGTGAACTCCGTCGTGACCAGCGCGCTGCTGGCGATCGCCATCGACGGCCTGCTCATCGGGCTGCGCGTGCTGCTGACGCCGTGGATGCCGCGCGGCGCGGGCGCGAACCGGCGTACCCCGCCGCCGGCCGAGCCGTCCCCGGCCGCGTCGACGGAACCCCTCGCCCCCGCACTGGAGGAGGCCGTCCGATGAACGTCCTGCACTTCGTCAACGCGTTCTTCAGCGACGGCTCGCACTGGCACGGCGACGACGGCATCCCGCACCGGACGCTCCAGCACGTCGAGTACTCGCTGATGGCGCTCGGTATCGCGGCGGCCATCGGGCTGCCGGTGGGGCTGATCACCGGTCACATCGGGCGCGGCGGCAATGTGCTGGCGCTGATCGCCACCGGGGCGCGGGCGCTGCCGAGTTACGGCCTGCTGGTGCTGATGTTCATCATGTTCGGGCTCGGACTGCTGCCCGTGATGATCCCGCTGGTCGTCCTCGCGGTCCCGCCGATCCTGGTGACGACGTACGAGGCCATGCGCACGGTCGACCCCGCGCCGGTCGACGCCGCCCGGGGGATGGGGATGGACCCGGCGAACGTGCTGTTCCAGGTGGAGCTGCCGGCCGCCCTCCCGCTGATCCTCAGCGGTCTGCGCTCGGCGGCCATCCAGGTCGTCTCCACCGCCGCCATCGCCGCGGCCGTCAGCTTCGGCGGCCTCGGCCGCTACATCCTGGACGGCCTCTACCAGCGCAACTACGAGAAAGTGGTGGGCGGCGCCACGGTGATCGTCGTGGTCGCGATCGCCACGATCGGTGTGTTCGCGCTGATCTCGCGGCTCGTGGTGTCCCCGGGAGTGCGCCGGAGCTGACGCACGGGGGGTACGGCCCCGGTGACGCACACCGTCACGGGCCCGGCCGCGGAGCGGTCAGGACCTGACCGCCGCCGTACGCCTCCGGGCCGGGGCCCTCATGCCTCGGCCCGGGCCAGCGCCAGTTCCAGGACGACCAGCAGGGCGTCGCGTACGGAGCCGCGCTCGCGGGCGTCGAACGCGACCACCGGGACCTGCTCGGAGACGTCGAGGGCCCAGCGGACCTCGTCGAGGTCGTGCTCGATCCTGCCGTCGAAGGCGTTGACCGCGACGGCGAACGGAATGCGCCTGTGCTCGAAGTAGTCGACGGCCGCGTAGCAGTCGTCGAGCCGCCGGGTGTCGACGATGACCAGACCGCCGAGCGCGCCCTCCACCAGGTCGTCCCACATGAAGCCGAACCGCTCCTGGCCGGGCGTGCCGAACAGATAGAGCTTGAGGGCCGCGTCGATGGTGATGCAGCCGAAGTCCATGGCCACCGTGGTGGTCGTCTTGTGCGGGGTGTGGCTGAGGTCGTCCACCCCGGCCGCGACCTCGGTGATGGCGGCCTCGGTGGTGAGCGGCGCGATCTCGGATATCGCCCCGACGGCGGTGGTCTTGCCCACGCCGAAGCCGCCCGCGATGACCATCTTGACCGGCAGCGGCGGCCGTACGGTGTTCTGCCGCGGATCGCCGTACCGGGCGTCGGTGTGCGTGCCGGTGCCGCGTACGTCGGTGTGCCGTACACCGGTCCCGCGCGCGTCGGCGTACCGCGTGTCGGCGTACCGGTTCTCGGCGTACTGGGCGTCGCCGTAACGGGCGGAGCTGTGGGCCAGTGGTTCAGTCGGTGTCACGGAGTGCCCCCCGGGAGTCGGGGATGGTGCGGAGACCATCGATAACCCTTCGCAGTACGGAGACGTCCTGGGCGGTGTCGGTGTGGGGTATGTACACCGAGAGCTGCCCGCTGGACTGGAGGTCCTCGGCCAGGACGCGGACCACGTTCAGATGCAGCCGCAGCTTGGCCGCGACTTCCGCGAGCGACTGCGGCCGCCGGCACAGCGCGACGATGTCGCGCCGCTCGAACGACAGCTGGTCGAGCTCCTCGATCCCCGCCACGGTCGTCACCATCTGGGTCTCGACGGGGATCGGCGGTCCGGACCTGGTGCCCGCGACCCGGCCCGCGGTGACCAGGAACGGCCGGACCGCGGGCGCGCGGCCGACCGGATCGGCCGCCGGTCCCGTGAAGGCGTCCGCACCGGCTGGTGTGTCACCGGTCGTCATGGGCGTTCCTTTCCCTCACCCCCCGCAGGACCGGTCAGCGGGCGGATGGGGAACCCACGCTGTTCTTGAGTTCGAGTACGAGCTGCGGACTGAGCGCGGCCCCGGCCCGGTTGGCGAAGACGGTCATCTCGTACGCGATGTTGCCGAGCTTCGCCTCCTTGGAGGTGACGACGCCGAGCACGGCGCCGCTGCCGATCGCGGAGACCAGGATGTGGCCGTCCTCCAGATCGATGATCACCTTGTTGAGCGCGCCCAGGCCGTAGTTGCCCGCGGCGCCGGCCGCGAGGCTCGTCATGCCGGAGACGATGGCCGCCAGCCGCTCGGAGTCCGCGTGGTCGCGCAGCTGGGAGACGGCGATCAGCAATCCGTCGGAGGACACCGCGATGGCGTCGACCACCCCCGCGGTCTCGGCGGCGAATCGGCTCAGCAGCCAGGTGAAGTCGGCTGCGGCGGCTCGCAGATCGGCGGGCGCGGGCTGCCCAACCGAGGTGTCACCTGTCGGCGTTGTCACTGTTCCGCTCCTTCCGGTAGCCCTGCTTGATCGGTCGTCGTACGGGGGGCCGTGGCGCTGTCACGGTGGGCCCGTTCCACTGCGGCTTCGAACGCGTCGAGCTCCGAGCGGACCGCTTCCGCGTCGACGGTGCGGGGCGCCTGGCGCGCCGCGTGCCGTTCGGCGTCGGTCAATGTCGTCCTGAGCGTGGCGCCGCGGACCCGGCGGCGCAGCGGGCGGGCCGCGGCGGCGTCGTCCCGCGTGTCCTCCTGCTCCCTCGGGAGGTCCCGCGCGTGGTCGCGCGACTCGTCCCGCTCGTGGTCGGCGCGCGGCGCTTCGGGGGCGGCGGGCGCTTCGGGCGCGGCCGGTGCCGGAGCAGCGGCGCCGGCCGCGGTCCCGGGGGTGGCGGGCAGTTGGCGGCCGGGGACGCGCCGGGGCAGCGTGAAGTCGTCCGTCCGCCGCTCGCCCGTCGTCGGCGCCGGGTCGGCGGCCGGTGCGGGAGCGGGCGTCGCGGCCGGTTCCGGCGCCGGCGGGGTGCGGCGCTCGGGCAGCGGCACCTTCGCGGGCGAGGTCCGCCCGCCGCCGCGCTCCTCGTACGGCCCCGCGGGCGCGAACGGGCTCATGAGCAGCAGCAGCGAGGACGGGATGAGCACCTG
It encodes the following:
- a CDS encoding ABC transporter ATP-binding protein encodes the protein MIRIESVTKRYPDGTVAVDELSLEIPDGSITVLVGPSGCGKTTTLRMINRMVEPSGGRILLDGNDIQQQPVNALRRSMGYVIQNAGLFQHRTIVDNIATVPRMLGWDRGRARSRAMDLMERVGLDASLAKRYPYQLSGGQQQRVGVARALAADPPVLLMDEPFSAVDPVVRKGLQAELLRLQEEMGKTIVFVTHDIDEAIRLGNLIAVMRTGGKLAQFSSPAELLASPADAFVEDFLGTDRGMRRLSFFTSAGLELSTAPVIAVDAGAEQVAERTTPGVPYLLVTDTDGRPLGWTEPKNAVGGGAKLTRNELISHGRPFEFGRESLRDALDCAVLSPTGWAVAVDGDGRVVGVTSQESIAAAIRGAHAEREAGASLAKGSGSSGNAAKSPGGKGAKGPGGKGSGGRDRVTR
- a CDS encoding roadblock/LC7 domain-containing protein; the protein is MTTPTGDTSVGQPAPADLRAAAADFTWLLSRFAAETAGVVDAIAVSSDGLLIAVSQLRDHADSERLAAIVSGMTSLAAGAAGNYGLGALNKVIIDLEDGHILVSAIGSGAVLGVVTSKEAKLGNIAYEMTVFANRAGAALSPQLVLELKNSVGSPSAR
- a CDS encoding ABC transporter permease; protein product: MNVLHFVNAFFSDGSHWHGDDGIPHRTLQHVEYSLMALGIAAAIGLPVGLITGHIGRGGNVLALIATGARALPSYGLLVLMFIMFGLGLLPVMIPLVVLAVPPILVTTYEAMRTVDPAPVDAARGMGMDPANVLFQVELPAALPLILSGLRSAAIQVVSTAAIAAAVSFGGLGRYILDGLYQRNYEKVVGGATVIVVVAIATIGVFALISRLVVSPGVRRS
- a CDS encoding ABC transporter permease; this translates as MNGFFDIPSDLQHSYLGLIGLHLREALIPVAIGLVLSLPIAQLCVRFRWIYPPVLWVTTALYAIPSIAFFVFLIDYTGATETTVMIPLTVYSLVLLIPAIVDGVRSVPGETLAAATAMGFGPVQRYLRVQLPIAVPAIIAGLRVATVSSISLVSVGTIIGNQGALGNLLSDAQFYHRPALAVNSVVTSALLAIAIDGLLIGLRVLLTPWMPRGAGANRRTPPPAEPSPAASTEPLAPALEEAVR
- a CDS encoding DUF742 domain-containing protein, encoding MTTGDTPAGADAFTGPAADPVGRAPAVRPFLVTAGRVAGTRSGPPIPVETQMVTTVAGIEELDQLSFERRDIVALCRRPQSLAEVAAKLRLHLNVVRVLAEDLQSSGQLSVYIPHTDTAQDVSVLRRVIDGLRTIPDSRGALRDTD
- a CDS encoding GTP-binding protein, producing MPVKMVIAGGFGVGKTTAVGAISEIAPLTTEAAITEVAAGVDDLSHTPHKTTTTVAMDFGCITIDAALKLYLFGTPGQERFGFMWDDLVEGALGGLVIVDTRRLDDCYAAVDYFEHRRIPFAVAVNAFDGRIEHDLDEVRWALDVSEQVPVVAFDARERGSVRDALLVVLELALARAEA